The following are from one region of the Pocillopora verrucosa isolate sample1 chromosome 3, ASM3666991v2, whole genome shotgun sequence genome:
- the LOC131799599 gene encoding zinc finger CCCH domain-containing protein 3 → MADDSSKLKEQIAYLTNLIKSHKKIPSQRSVFGVQPCTVQDNSRSFSWQRPTQKGKTTKQQTLQPSLNHVRGQSGRVNSSYSLDRRKLNSQSSGHDSEKTKINAPVTSGSSGCSHTMNNNKSIPESKTVLKQNNRRTELPTPTMEQAQKSRMLSLQPNHTLTAKNPYVLNKKEIPPLSSVKTVAQKSALKWEKPSAASASGLSSDESKSHIDSELYRKKSQLLQAGTSLGKPSTKVKSSTMVPLEAPSTYGAHGSFKWSKSKPSASSNKEKKGKKSKPSRSKLKWTKLGAQVEAKKVLNPYVLKKESPGGGNACQRHKLTSNKAKKLEKQPHCSSKYQTDSVVSKKVLSQRSSAGFIDRRQRTIQGESPVVTRYRVVRSKRKEAPIKAQKLNKVVVIGGIPYKTSSNKLTKAKSSSAEKGISKGSKGVGKLTKTIIIQGEKFVSDSKGKTLQRISKVPRRASLRDSGSSKLRQKPMSRRRTSNGHMIILRTPTTLIRSKLNNTPSKALASRVLRRSIHNARVYNKNRCKPVSEQYCMFYNRFGKCHKRDTCPYIHDPSKVAVCTKFLRGRCKNLDGSCPFSHKIDPDKMPVCQFFLRGKCSNDNCPYSHVNVSKKAKVCEDFLKGFCARGQQCNKKHILECEEFSRTGKCSKGSKCKLMHKARKPAASRKRNSSSNEEHGTSKLPKRDLTGDEGFLPLIAGASDLEKIPAQDSLGNSQEETKEMTAVPVVIRPRFLKPIEAEKVRTPEHTSSE, encoded by the exons ATGGCGGACGACTCATCGAAACTCAAAGAACAAATCGCGTATCTCACGA ATCTTATTAAATCTCATAAAAAGATACCTTCCCAAAGAAGTGTCTTTGGAGTTCAGCCTTGTACAGTCCAGGACAACAGCAGATCATTTTCTTGGCAAAGACCAAcacagaaaggaaaaacaaccaAGCAGCAGACTTTACAGCCATCATTGAACCATGTGAGAGGGCAATCAGGAAGAGTTAACTCTTCATATAGTCTGGATCGCAGGAAATTGAACAGTCAAAGTTCAG GTCATGATTCTGAAAAGACAAAGATAAATGCTCCAGTCACTTCAGGGTCATCTGGATGTTCACATACTATGAACAACAATAAATCAATTCCTGAAAGTAAAACAGtcctaaaacaaaataacagaaGAACAGAATTACCAACTCCAACGATGGAACAGGCACAAAAATCTCGCATGTTATCTTTACAACCAAATCATACTTTGACAGCAAAGAATCCTtatgttttgaataaaaaagagatCCCTCCTTTGTCTAGTGTTAAAACTGTTGCACAGAAATCAGCCTTGAAATGGGAAAAACCCAGTGCTGCAAGTGCTTCAGGTTTGTCATCCGATGAAAGTAAAAGCCATATTGACTCAGAACTTTACAGGAAGAAATCACAATTACTGCAGGCAGGAACGTCATTGGGGAAGCCTTCCACTAAAGTGAAATCATCAACGATGGTTCCTCTTGAAGCACCATCCACATATGGAGCTCATGGATCATTCAAATGGTCAAAATCAAAACCATCTGCATCTagtaataaagagaaaaaagggaaaaaatcaaaGCCTTCAAGATCCAAGCTTAAATGGACAAAACTAGGAGCTCAAGTTGAGGCCAAAAAAGTACTGAATCCCTATGTACTCAAAAAAGAGAGTCCAGGAGGTGGAAATGCTTGTCAGAGGCACAAATTGACAtcaaacaaagctaaaaaactggaaaagcaacCACATTGTTCTTCAAAATATCAG ACAGATTCTGTTGTAAGTAAAAAGGTTTTGTCACAAAGATCTTCTGCTGGGTTCATTGACAG AAGGCAAAGAACCATTCAGGGAGAGAGTCCTGTGGTTACAAG ATACAGAGTTGTGAGGTCAAAGAGGAAAGAAGCTCCAATTAAAGCCCAG AAATTGAATAAAGTGGTAGTAATTGGAGGCATTCCCTATAAGACTTCGTCCAATAAACTGACCAAAGCCAAGTCATCTTCAGCTGAGAAGGGAATTAGTAAAGGCAGCAAGGGAGTCG GGAAGTTAACGAAAACGATCATAATTCAAGGTGAGAAGTTTGTTTCGGACTCAAAAGGCAAGACTCTTCAGAGAATCAGTAAAG TTCCCAGACGAGCTTCTTTGAGGGATTCAGGTTCCTCTAAACTACGTCAGAAACCCATGAGTAGAAGGCGGACAAGTAACGGCCACATGATTATATTGCGTACGCCAACCACACTAATCAGAAGTAAACTGAACAACACACCAAGCAAGGCTCTTGCCAG TCGCGTATTACGGCGAAGTATTCACAATGCCAGGGTGTATAACAAGAACAGGTGTAAACCCGTGTCGGAGCAGTACTGCATGTTCTACAACAGATTCG GAAAATGCCATAAGAGGGACACTTGCCCATATATTCACGACCCATCTAAAGTTGCGGTTTGCACAAA GTTTCTTCGTGGTCGATGTAAAAACTTGGATGGATCTTGTCCGTTCTCTCATAAGATTGACCCAGATAAG ATGCCAGTATGTCAATTTTTTCTCCGCGGAAAATGTTCAAACGACAATTGCCCATATTCTCACGTTAACGTAAGCAAGAAGGCAAAAGTATGCGAAGATTTTCTCAAGGGATTCTGTGCTCGAGGACAACAA TGTAACAAAAAGCACATCTTAGAATGCGAAGAATTCTCAAGGACAGGCAAGTGCTCCAAAGGCTCAAAATGCAAGCTTATGCACAAGGCTAGAAAACCTGCAGCATCCCGGAAACGAAATTCCTCCTCTAACGAGGAACATGGCACCTCAAAACTCCCTAAGAGAGATTTAACTGGTGACGAAGGATTCCTTCCTCTCATAGCTGGCGCCTCAG ATTTAGAGAAAATTCCTGCACAGGATTCATTGGGGAATTCTCAAGAAGAGACTAAAGAAATGACGG CTGTACCAGTGGTAATTCGTCCAAGGTTCCTAAAGCCCATAGAAGCAGAAAAAGTCCGGACACCAGAACATACTTCTTCAGAATAG
- the LOC131799537 gene encoding tartrate-resistant acid phosphatase type 5 — protein MLQNYDCLSVFFMFQICFHVGGNKNNQGLTFLAIGDFGGISRPPYTTHMQRKVAEVMGQYADSGKAQFVIGLGDNFYGNGVKTVDDPRFTTTFEHVYTNPTLVSATWYMIAGNHDHDSNVSAQIAYTKVSRRWHYPDFFYSQVLQIPDTLKTVQLVMIDTTLLCCRNRWMDKMKLPSQKQQLKWLNNILRSSTADYLIVAGHHPVLSAGIHGNTRYLVSKLKPMLEENDVTVYLSGHDHNLQHLKEPDTTVHYFVSGNGNFYSGRKGYDKAVQKSLLFFSGVSGGFTLLHATPESLQISQIDSSGRKLNTTKLKSRTKTMKGVKNIDFYPKCAPYLAILLVIVGTFGARSLISAIMLLKTRSRRCWNRTDSLRGKCLRLCDKKRPYLKEIVI, from the exons ATGCTACAAAACTATGATTGCTTGTCAGTGTTCTTCATGTTTCAGATTTGTTTCCACGTCGGTGGCAATAAGAATAATCAAGGTCTCACATTTCTTGCAATCGGAGATTTCGGCGGAATTTCAAGGCCACCTTACACTACACATATGCAAAGGAAGGTAGCAGAAGTTATGGGTCAG TATGCCGATTCAGGAAAGGCACAATTTGTTATTGGGTTAGGTGATAACTTTTATGGCAATGGCGTCAAGACCGTGGACGATCCAAGATTTACTACCACCTTTGAGCACGTGTACACGAACCCCACCCTTGTTTCAGCCACGTGGTACATGATCGCTGGAAACCATGACCACGACTCGAACGTGTCTGCACAGATAGCTTACACCAAGGTTTCCCGTCGCTGGCATTATCCAGATTTCTTTTACAGTCAAG tgttACAGATTCCTGACACACTTAAGACTGTTCAACTTGTTATGATAGATACAACTCTACTCTGCTGCAGAAA TCGATGGATGGATAAAATGAAGTTACCGAGTCAGAAACAACAGCTGAAGTGGCTAAATAACATACTCAGAAGTTCAAC AGCGGATTATCTCATAGTAGCTGGTCACCATCCAGTTTTATCAGCTGGCATCCATGGCAACACTAGGTATCTTGTATCTAAGCTCAAACCAATGCTGGAGGAGAATGACGTCACGGTTTATCTCAGCGGACACGATCACAATCTACAA CACCTCAAAGAGCCAGACACGACGGTGCACTACTTCGTCTCAGGAAATGGTAATTTTTACAGTGGGAGGAAAGGATACGACAAAGCCGTGCAGAAATCACTCCT GTTTTTCAGTGGCGTTTCTGGAGGATTTACGTTGCTCCACGCCACTCCTGAATCACTTCAAATCTCACAAATTGACAGCAGTGGGAGGAAGCTGAACACCACGAAGTTAAAATCAAGGACCAAAACCATGAAAGGGGTTAAAAATATCGACTTCTATCCCAAATGTGCTCCGTATTTAGCCATTTTGCTGGTTATTGTTGGTACTTTTGGTGCAAGAAGTCTTATAAGTGCAATTATGCTGTTGAAAACTAGAAGCCGAAGGTGCTGGAACAGGACTGACAGCCTGAGAGGAAAATGTTTAAGGCTCTGCGATAAGAAGAGACCATATTTGAAGGAAATAGTTATTTAG